Proteins encoded in a region of the Sphingomonas sp. OV641 genome:
- a CDS encoding oligosaccharide flippase family protein, protein MTSSATANPSYDTGTRQRDKAMMLVATIARMGLGLLTFVVLARYLGPTQFGVIATAMAYATFVSLATDYGLATSALRRASIAPPDAGRIVGDALAVKVLLALAALLVAIIAAAFAVPVTQLPIYACVFMGTLAYSFADLSMVVARAHRRFEVEAALVVSTSVVMLLGTGGVAAWTGSVSAAAGVFLATRLFYLAAVQWRLRCWLGPLAGMGRSVAEMRATLHASANYAVDNILTVLTSQIDVLLFALLLSSYEMGVYQAGARLVQVIVPFAVVLSTVYMPALSSAAAQPELKPFRRLSRRVTIEFAGLALVAGLAFTFVGPLITTHLYGDRYASLQPLWAGFGAYALLRFAAAGFGIQLVALNRITPRIVSQIAAAAAFVVATVLLLPGAHLRVAAWLLALIGAVNFAVLGLSLLRSDRRDTAVIASLVGLPLTALLLALLAGRM, encoded by the coding sequence ATGACTTCCTCGGCAACGGCTAACCCGTCATACGACACAGGAACACGGCAGCGCGACAAGGCAATGATGCTGGTCGCGACCATAGCTCGCATGGGGCTGGGACTGCTGACCTTCGTGGTGCTTGCTCGCTATCTGGGGCCGACGCAGTTTGGCGTCATTGCCACGGCCATGGCCTATGCCACGTTCGTGTCTCTCGCGACAGACTATGGGCTTGCCACGTCCGCGCTACGCCGGGCGTCGATCGCACCGCCCGACGCGGGGCGTATCGTCGGTGATGCGCTGGCTGTGAAGGTGTTGCTCGCACTGGCGGCGCTCCTCGTGGCGATCATTGCCGCCGCGTTTGCGGTCCCGGTCACCCAGCTGCCGATCTATGCCTGCGTCTTTATGGGCACGCTCGCCTACTCCTTCGCGGACCTGTCCATGGTGGTCGCGCGCGCGCACCGCCGGTTCGAGGTGGAGGCTGCACTGGTCGTTTCTACCAGCGTCGTGATGTTGCTCGGCACTGGCGGGGTTGCCGCATGGACCGGCAGCGTCAGCGCGGCGGCGGGCGTTTTCCTCGCCACGCGCCTGTTCTATCTCGCGGCGGTGCAATGGCGCCTTCGATGCTGGCTGGGGCCTCTGGCAGGCATGGGTCGCAGCGTCGCGGAGATGCGCGCCACGCTGCACGCCAGTGCGAACTATGCCGTAGATAATATCCTTACCGTACTGACCAGTCAAATCGACGTCCTGTTGTTCGCGCTTCTGCTGAGCTCCTATGAAATGGGCGTTTACCAGGCGGGTGCGCGGCTGGTGCAGGTGATCGTGCCGTTCGCCGTGGTGCTCTCCACCGTTTACATGCCGGCCCTCTCGAGCGCCGCGGCCCAGCCCGAACTCAAGCCGTTCCGCCGCCTGTCGCGGCGCGTAACGATTGAGTTTGCAGGGCTGGCGCTCGTCGCCGGGCTGGCATTCACCTTTGTCGGCCCGCTGATCACGACACACTTATACGGTGATCGCTACGCCTCATTACAACCGCTGTGGGCAGGCTTCGGGGCGTACGCGCTGCTGCGCTTCGCCGCCGCGGGCTTCGGTATTCAGTTGGTTGCGCTCAACCGCATTACGCCGCGCATCGTTAGTCAGATAGCCGCAGCCGCCGCGTTCGTCGTGGCCACGGTGCTGCTGCTGCCTGGCGCTCATCTGCGCGTCGCGGCATGGCTACTAGCGCTGATCGGTGCCGTCAATTTCGCCGTACTCGGATTGAGCCTTTTGCGTAGTGATCGACGCGACACCGCGGTGATAGCCAGCCTCGTCGGTTTGCCGCTAACGGCATTACTGCTCGCGCTGCTTGCCGGAAGGATGTGA
- the rfbA gene encoding glucose-1-phosphate thymidylyltransferase RfbA, whose protein sequence is MKGIILAGGSGTRLHPATLAVNKQLLPVYDKPMIYYPLSVLMLAGIREVLIISSPEYLDNYKRLFADGSALGLQISYAEQPKPEGLAQAFTIGADFIGDDNVALVLGDNIFFGAHLTDLLASAVNRTQGATVFSYRVEDPERYGVVELAEDGRAVSLEEKPENPKSNHAVTGLYFYDNRVVEYARNLKPSARGELEITDLNRLYMEAGDLFVEQMGRGYAWLDTGTHDSLLEASEFVRTLQHRQGIQIACLEEIAYLQGFIGKDEARAAGERFKKTAYGRAILNAVDGH, encoded by the coding sequence ATGAAGGGCATCATTCTCGCGGGCGGTTCGGGCACGCGGCTTCACCCGGCGACGCTGGCGGTGAACAAGCAGCTGCTGCCGGTCTATGACAAGCCGATGATCTATTACCCGCTGTCGGTGCTGATGCTCGCCGGCATCCGCGAGGTACTGATCATCTCCAGCCCGGAATATCTGGACAATTACAAGCGCTTGTTCGCCGACGGCAGCGCGCTGGGGCTCCAGATCAGCTACGCCGAACAGCCCAAGCCCGAGGGGCTGGCGCAGGCCTTCACCATCGGTGCGGACTTCATCGGCGACGACAATGTCGCGCTGGTGCTGGGCGACAACATCTTCTTCGGCGCGCATCTCACCGACCTGCTCGCGAGCGCGGTGAACCGCACCCAGGGCGCGACGGTGTTCAGCTACCGCGTCGAGGATCCCGAGCGCTATGGCGTGGTCGAACTCGCCGAAGATGGCCGTGCGGTCAGCCTGGAGGAAAAGCCCGAAAATCCCAAGTCGAACCATGCGGTTACCGGCCTGTATTTTTACGACAATCGCGTCGTGGAATACGCCCGCAACCTCAAGCCGAGCGCACGCGGCGAGCTAGAAATCACCGACCTCAACCGCCTCTACATGGAGGCCGGCGACCTCTTCGTCGAGCAGATGGGGCGCGGTTATGCCTGGCTCGATACCGGCACGCATGACAGCCTGCTCGAAGCGAGCGAGTTCGTCCGCACGCTGCAGCACCGCCAGGGCATCCAGATCGCGTGCCTGGAGGAAATCGCCTATCTGCAAGGCTTTATCGGCAAGGACGAGGCGCGGGCAGCCGGCGAGCGGTTCAAGAAGACGGCGTATGGGCGTGCGATCCTCAACGCTGTGGACGGTCATTAA
- a CDS encoding O-antigen ligase has protein sequence MRTTARLLFLLGVIIAIVWPRYFYISLAGRGVSGFTLITLILLAYGLFLFVFISAWQPTLLRGLPRTIVPLTAVGAYYGWRLICDANGIDPGLSLWLTLNDIVFAASWLLIGAIFMSDAPTYRAFPYVLIISAFVATIAGLAEFATGTPFLDLVGLSTFSAADEKVLSGINAASSDANSFRIKAVFAHPIVYGQVMAMLAPLAVAFALNGSRRWRLAGVMLLPCIGIGIIICQSRSPFLVLGVALGMFFGAYTLDVRNKGRTLGFMAFTMLALVSSPFVLDRVMALTTGTNSRESGSTEIRELQMELAGSALQSRPLGGYGSGMAGQYAGVEGRNDIITVDSAYVVAAVDSGYAGVTLYTIMLVVITLHGLLLALRERQSWQRGLLASFAALIAGCALGLSVIAIDDALVLVFLSLGYFISYSGRMASRRLSKSAAARVSSIRE, from the coding sequence ATGCGTACGACTGCCCGTTTGCTTTTCCTTCTCGGCGTCATCATCGCGATCGTTTGGCCGCGATATTTTTATATAAGCCTCGCGGGACGGGGTGTCAGCGGGTTCACGCTCATCACGCTTATCCTGCTCGCCTATGGCCTCTTCCTATTTGTCTTCATCTCAGCTTGGCAGCCAACCCTATTACGAGGCTTGCCGCGAACTATCGTGCCGCTTACAGCGGTAGGGGCATATTATGGTTGGCGGCTGATCTGCGACGCCAACGGCATTGATCCCGGCTTGTCGTTGTGGCTGACGCTAAACGATATTGTGTTCGCGGCATCATGGCTGCTGATCGGCGCCATCTTCATGAGCGACGCGCCCACTTATCGCGCCTTTCCGTACGTGCTGATTATCAGCGCATTCGTCGCCACTATTGCCGGTTTGGCAGAGTTCGCGACTGGTACGCCGTTCCTTGATCTTGTTGGGCTCAGCACCTTCTCGGCGGCAGACGAGAAGGTCCTCAGCGGGATCAATGCGGCGTCGTCTGATGCGAACAGTTTTCGCATCAAAGCGGTTTTTGCCCATCCCATCGTGTATGGGCAGGTAATGGCGATGCTTGCCCCGCTAGCGGTCGCCTTTGCATTAAACGGTTCGAGACGGTGGCGCCTCGCTGGTGTAATGCTTCTGCCGTGTATCGGGATCGGCATCATAATTTGTCAATCGCGCTCGCCGTTCCTCGTTTTGGGCGTGGCGCTAGGCATGTTTTTCGGCGCTTACACACTGGACGTGCGCAACAAAGGCCGCACACTGGGCTTCATGGCGTTTACTATGTTGGCGCTAGTCAGCTCGCCGTTCGTGCTGGATCGTGTTATGGCGCTTACCACGGGCACAAACTCTCGAGAGTCGGGCAGCACAGAGATACGTGAGCTGCAGATGGAACTGGCAGGTTCCGCGCTGCAAAGTCGACCACTTGGCGGCTATGGAAGCGGCATGGCCGGGCAATATGCAGGAGTAGAAGGCCGCAACGATATTATCACCGTGGACAGCGCCTATGTGGTTGCCGCCGTTGATAGCGGATATGCTGGCGTCACGCTTTATACTATAATGTTGGTGGTCATAACGCTGCACGGCCTACTCCTGGCGCTTCGTGAGCGACAATCATGGCAACGCGGCCTTTTGGCGTCCTTTGCGGCGCTGATTGCCGGTTGCGCCTTAGGTTTGTCAGTCATCGCGATCGACGATGCTTTGGTCTTGGTCTTCCTATCTCTCGGTTATTTCATTTCTTATTCTGGGAGAATGGCCTCCCGGCGGCTCAGCAAGTCGGCGGCGGCCCGCGTAAGTTCGATTCGTGAATAG
- a CDS encoding sensor histidine kinase KdpD has product MRFDDSLKTVLAADATTAFGAQATFRQLADLIARGRVAADEETLGRLRLLRDQVPVNVRAAVARSLALGQPPEALIALFAEDEPGVASAALRAARLSSAQWISLIPQLGPSGRAALRRREDLGTDVERALASFGSTDFTLAYTPAPSAIPVVDEARDAADPAPAAPGLENAADPVELSATDRQLTGTGGFDIAELVDRIANFQQQRAVPAPVTAAPAIDHFRFQTDADGTIRWTDGAPRGALIGLRLVSNQAGEGAQVDGIVLGAFRGRTGFTNARLVLDGGERVAGEWRISGVPLFDPAGGQFIGYQGAAHRPRIDQTAAPVADRGNAEGLRRLVHELRTPTNAIAGFSELIETQLLGPVAPPYRERAAAIRVLAADLVAAIEDLDLAARIEGHALELRPDVVDLGRLLQRITADVQGLAALRDCTVDLAPIDGTPALACDERATERLLGRLIATLVSAAQGGEVIAVSVSWNGLAEASVSMTYPQALASLPADRLLNLDVEGESQMPGAPLLGTGFALRLSFSLASQLGGRLTLAPDHVTVTLPAAIGAMGQAIAN; this is encoded by the coding sequence GTGCGGTTCGACGATAGCCTCAAGACGGTGCTGGCCGCGGACGCGACGACTGCCTTTGGCGCGCAGGCGACCTTTCGGCAGCTCGCGGACCTGATCGCACGCGGGCGCGTGGCAGCGGATGAGGAAACGCTTGGCCGATTGCGCCTGCTGCGCGATCAGGTGCCGGTGAACGTACGCGCCGCCGTGGCGCGCAGCCTTGCGCTGGGACAGCCGCCCGAAGCGCTGATCGCCCTGTTTGCCGAGGACGAGCCGGGCGTTGCGTCTGCCGCGCTGCGTGCTGCGCGCTTGTCATCGGCGCAATGGATTTCGCTGATCCCGCAACTGGGGCCGAGCGGCCGTGCCGCGCTTCGGCGGCGGGAGGATCTGGGCACCGACGTGGAGCGCGCGCTGGCGAGCTTCGGCTCCACCGACTTCACTTTGGCCTATACGCCCGCGCCTTCGGCGATTCCGGTAGTGGACGAGGCCCGGGATGCTGCCGATCCGGCGCCGGCGGCTCCGGGGCTGGAAAACGCAGCGGATCCGGTGGAACTCTCTGCGACCGATCGGCAACTCACCGGCACGGGCGGGTTCGACATTGCCGAGCTGGTCGACCGGATCGCGAACTTTCAGCAGCAGCGTGCCGTGCCGGCGCCCGTTACTGCCGCGCCCGCGATCGACCACTTTCGTTTCCAGACCGATGCGGACGGGACGATCCGCTGGACCGATGGCGCGCCGCGAGGAGCGCTGATCGGCTTGCGGCTGGTGTCGAACCAGGCCGGGGAAGGCGCCCAGGTTGATGGCATCGTGCTTGGCGCGTTTCGAGGGCGCACCGGCTTCACCAATGCCCGGCTGGTGCTGGACGGGGGAGAGCGTGTCGCGGGCGAATGGCGCATTTCCGGCGTGCCGCTTTTCGACCCTGCGGGTGGCCAGTTCATCGGCTATCAGGGCGCGGCGCACCGGCCGCGTATCGATCAGACCGCCGCACCGGTCGCCGACCGCGGCAACGCCGAGGGGCTGAGACGGCTGGTGCACGAACTGCGTACGCCGACCAACGCGATCGCCGGCTTTTCCGAACTGATCGAGACGCAGCTGCTAGGGCCGGTGGCGCCTCCGTATCGCGAGCGGGCCGCGGCGATACGTGTGCTCGCCGCGGATCTGGTGGCGGCGATCGAGGATCTCGACCTCGCCGCGCGGATCGAGGGCCACGCGCTTGAGCTGCGGCCCGACGTGGTGGATCTGGGCCGCCTGCTCCAGCGCATCACCGCCGACGTTCAGGGATTGGCGGCCTTGCGCGACTGCACGGTGGATCTGGCGCCGATCGATGGAACGCCTGCGCTCGCCTGCGACGAGCGCGCGACCGAGCGCCTGCTTGGCCGCTTGATCGCCACCCTGGTGTCGGCGGCGCAGGGCGGGGAAGTGATCGCCGTGTCCGTTTCGTGGAACGGACTGGCGGAGGCATCGGTCAGCATGACCTACCCACAGGCGCTCGCCAGCCTGCCTGCGGATCGCCTGTTGAACCTGGACGTGGAGGGCGAAAGCCAGATGCCCGGCGCACCGCTGCTCGGCACCGGCTTTGCGCTTCGCCTGTCGTTCAGTCTTGCCTCGCAACTGGGCGGCCGGCTGACGCTGGCGCCCGATCACGTGACGGTCACGCTTCCCGCCGCCATCGGGGCGATGGGGCAAGCGATCGCAAACTGA
- the rfbD gene encoding dTDP-4-dehydrorhamnose reductase has translation MKAILVTGGNGQLGTELQRCAWPDGYEVVAIDVADLDLTDTAAIAAKVAAGHNGREWAAVINGAAYTAVDKAESDVVAAWAVNAMAPAAFGEACAKANIPLVQVSTDYVFAGDKQGAWEVDDPVAPLGVYGASKLGGELAVRTSGARHVIVRTAWVVSAHGNNFVKTMLRVGAERDMLTVVEDQHGTPTSAADLAQALMTITVRLVEDEAAPTGTFHFSNAGPTTWAGFAREIFAQSADRGGASAEVKGIPTSDYPTPARRPANSLLSHAAIGAAYGIQPRPWQDALSDILDELIGDTQMENRS, from the coding sequence ATGAAGGCGATCCTCGTCACCGGCGGGAACGGCCAGCTCGGCACCGAGCTGCAGCGGTGCGCCTGGCCCGACGGCTATGAGGTCGTCGCGATCGACGTCGCCGACCTCGACCTGACCGACACCGCCGCGATCGCCGCCAAGGTGGCAGCCGGACACAATGGGCGCGAATGGGCCGCGGTGATCAACGGCGCGGCCTATACCGCGGTCGACAAGGCGGAGAGCGACGTCGTCGCCGCCTGGGCGGTCAACGCCATGGCCCCCGCCGCGTTCGGCGAGGCGTGCGCCAAGGCAAACATCCCACTGGTCCAGGTGTCGACCGACTATGTCTTCGCCGGCGACAAGCAGGGCGCGTGGGAGGTCGACGATCCCGTCGCGCCGCTCGGCGTATACGGCGCGTCGAAGCTAGGCGGCGAGCTGGCGGTGCGCACCTCGGGTGCGCGGCATGTGATCGTGCGGACGGCCTGGGTCGTCTCGGCGCACGGCAACAATTTCGTGAAGACCATGCTGCGCGTCGGCGCCGAGCGCGACATGCTGACGGTGGTCGAGGACCAGCACGGCACGCCGACCAGCGCTGCGGATCTGGCTCAGGCGCTGATGACGATCACTGTCCGGCTAGTTGAGGACGAGGCCGCGCCGACCGGCACGTTCCACTTCTCCAATGCCGGGCCGACCACCTGGGCGGGCTTCGCGCGCGAGATCTTCGCGCAGAGCGCAGACCGCGGCGGGGCATCGGCCGAGGTGAAGGGCATCCCCACCAGCGACTATCCGACACCGGCACGCCGCCCGGCCAATTCGCTGCTCAGCCATGCCGCGATCGGCGCGGCTTACGGCATCCAGCCGCGTCCGTGGCAGGACGCATTGAGCGACATTCTCGACGAACTGATCGGAGACACCCAAATGGAGAACCGCTCATGA
- a CDS encoding Lrp/AsnC family transcriptional regulator has product MNCCAQPGFSVLDRIDRQILALLQEDGRMTNVDLAERVGLTAPPCLRRVRSLEQAGVIRGYHADCEPAMLGFPITVFAMVSLRSQAEHDLAAFERHVAEIPEVRECHMLNGEIDFILKIVASDLESFQRILTTHLTAAPNVASVKSSLTIRTAKSAPGVPIVVGND; this is encoded by the coding sequence ATGAATTGCTGCGCGCAGCCGGGGTTTTCTGTGCTTGACCGGATCGATCGACAGATCCTCGCCCTCTTGCAGGAAGATGGCCGGATGACCAACGTCGATCTGGCGGAACGGGTCGGGCTGACGGCGCCGCCCTGTCTGCGCCGGGTCCGGTCGCTGGAACAGGCTGGCGTGATCCGCGGCTATCACGCGGATTGCGAGCCGGCGATGCTGGGCTTCCCCATCACCGTCTTCGCCATGGTCAGCCTGCGCAGCCAGGCCGAACACGATCTTGCCGCCTTCGAGCGCCATGTGGCGGAGATACCGGAGGTCCGGGAATGCCACATGCTGAACGGCGAAATCGACTTCATCTTGAAGATCGTCGCGTCCGATCTCGAATCATTCCAGCGCATTCTCACCACGCATCTGACCGCCGCGCCCAATGTCGCCAGCGTGAAATCGTCGCTGACGATCCGCACTGCCAAATCCGCGCCCGGCGTGCCGATCGTCGTCGGCAACGACTAG
- the rfbB gene encoding dTDP-glucose 4,6-dehydratase, translated as MRIFVTGGAGFIGSALVRHLIENTEYEVLNFDKLTYAGTLSTVERVANSNRYRFVQGDICDAEAVRAAIAEFQPDVITHLAAESHVDRSIDGPAAFIQTNVVGTYTMLAEARGYWQSLEGDTKERFRFHHISTDEVYGSLGEEGLFTEDTPYDPRSPYSASKAGSDHLVSAWGHTFGLPVLITNCSNNYGPYHFPEKLVPLMIAKALDGEPLPVYGKGDQVRDWLFVEDHVRALQAVFERGELGRTYNVGGFNEKQNIEVVHTICAILDQLRPRADGKPYADQITSVADRPGHDKRYAIDATRIEQELGWRPEETFETGIEKTVRWYLDNEAWWRPIVERGAAQRRGVAA; from the coding sequence ATGCGTATCTTCGTCACCGGCGGGGCCGGCTTCATCGGCTCGGCGCTCGTCCGGCACCTCATCGAGAACACCGAATACGAGGTGCTCAATTTCGACAAGCTGACCTATGCCGGCACGCTGTCGACGGTCGAGCGGGTGGCGAACAGCAACCGCTATCGCTTCGTCCAGGGCGACATCTGTGACGCCGAGGCGGTCCGCGCCGCGATCGCCGAGTTCCAGCCCGACGTCATCACGCACCTCGCCGCGGAAAGCCATGTCGACCGCTCGATCGACGGGCCGGCCGCGTTCATCCAGACCAATGTCGTCGGCACCTATACGATGCTGGCCGAGGCGCGCGGCTATTGGCAAAGCCTCGAAGGCGACACCAAGGAGCGGTTCCGCTTCCACCATATCTCCACCGACGAAGTATACGGCTCGCTGGGTGAGGAAGGCCTATTCACCGAGGACACGCCCTACGATCCGCGCTCGCCCTATTCGGCCAGCAAGGCGGGCAGCGACCACCTCGTCAGCGCCTGGGGCCATACCTTCGGGCTGCCGGTGCTGATCACCAATTGCTCGAACAACTATGGCCCGTACCACTTCCCCGAGAAGCTGGTGCCGCTGATGATCGCCAAGGCCTTGGATGGCGAGCCGCTGCCGGTTTACGGCAAGGGCGATCAGGTGCGCGACTGGCTGTTCGTCGAGGATCATGTCCGCGCGCTTCAGGCGGTGTTCGAGCGCGGGGAGCTCGGCCGGACGTACAATGTCGGCGGGTTCAACGAGAAGCAGAATATCGAGGTGGTGCACACCATCTGCGCGATCCTCGACCAGCTTCGCCCACGCGCCGACGGTAAGCCGTACGCCGACCAGATCACCTCGGTCGCCGACCGCCCGGGGCACGACAAGCGCTATGCGATCGACGCGACACGGATCGAGCAGGAGCTTGGCTGGCGGCCTGAGGAGACGTTCGAGACCGGCATCGAGAAGACGGTGCGCTGGTATCTCGACAACGAGGCCTGGTGGCGCCCGATCGTCGAGCGCGGTGCGGCGCAGCGCCGCGGCGTGGCCGCATGA
- a CDS encoding polysaccharide deacetylase family protein, translating to MRVGGAAGWRMPPPAPDQQIRWPATFGKRFIVFVDTEEEFDWGAPFSREGRSVQAIAALPDMHRRFGSRGVYPCYLCDHPVAADARAAEILRTLIADGRSAIGAQLHPWVNPPHDEEISARLSFAGNLPPALEAAKLDVLTRTITEAFGQAPLAFRAGRYGLGPHTLELLASRGFRLDTSVRSHHDYSAQGGPDFSAIGPGAFRCATSKPLIELPLTTVYTGALRAAGRRWQRVADHVPRGPGLLARTRLLSRVPLTPEGVSIGEACAAVRMAARDDLRLLTLSFHSPSLVPGHTPYVRDANDLSRFWTWWKVMFEELDRLGYAPATLAEVLQAAG from the coding sequence ATGCGGGTGGGCGGCGCGGCGGGCTGGCGCATGCCGCCGCCCGCGCCTGACCAGCAGATCCGCTGGCCGGCCACCTTCGGCAAGCGGTTCATCGTCTTTGTCGATACCGAAGAGGAATTCGACTGGGGCGCACCCTTCTCGCGCGAGGGGCGATCGGTCCAGGCGATCGCCGCCTTGCCGGACATGCACCGGCGATTCGGCAGCCGCGGCGTCTATCCCTGCTATCTGTGCGACCATCCTGTCGCGGCGGATGCACGCGCGGCAGAGATCCTGCGAACCCTGATCGCGGATGGCCGTTCGGCCATTGGTGCGCAGCTGCACCCATGGGTCAACCCGCCGCATGACGAGGAGATCAGCGCGCGTCTCTCCTTTGCCGGCAATCTGCCACCCGCACTCGAGGCCGCGAAGCTGGATGTGCTAACCCGCACGATCACAGAGGCATTCGGTCAAGCGCCGCTGGCATTCCGCGCCGGACGCTATGGCCTGGGTCCACACACGCTCGAATTGCTGGCGAGCAGGGGATTCCGGCTCGATACCTCCGTGCGATCCCATCATGATTACAGCGCGCAAGGCGGGCCAGACTTCTCCGCGATCGGCCCCGGTGCGTTCCGCTGCGCGACGAGCAAGCCGTTGATCGAACTGCCGCTGACCACGGTCTATACGGGAGCGCTCCGCGCGGCCGGGCGCCGCTGGCAGCGGGTTGCTGACCACGTACCGCGCGGCCCCGGCCTGCTGGCGAGGACGCGGCTGCTCTCCCGCGTGCCGCTTACGCCCGAAGGTGTATCGATCGGGGAGGCCTGCGCGGCGGTGCGCATGGCGGCGCGCGACGATCTGCGCCTGCTCACCTTATCTTTCCACTCGCCGAGCCTGGTGCCCGGACACACGCCCTACGTTCGCGACGCGAACGACCTGTCGCGGTTCTGGACATGGTGGAAGGTGATGTTCGAGGAGCTCGATCGCCTGGGCTATGCGCCGGCGACACTGGCCGAGGTGCTGCAGGCGGCAGGGTGA
- a CDS encoding DUF1972 domain-containing protein yields MLKDEGRNLVILGIRGVPAAHGGFETFAERLVIFLRDRGWNITVYCQGSDSGKREQDIWEGISRIHIPVKRSGSVSTIEFDMKCIADVEKVPGTILTLGYNTGFLSTWLRMRGRTNFINMDGLEWKRDKYGFAARAFLWANERLAAKAGTHLIADHPVIAKHLATRVHTDQITMIPYGGDLVTKADASLLAPLGLEPDRFFTLIARPVPENSVLEIVRAFSAAPRGAKLAVLGTYGRSHPYLVAVQDAASDEVVFPGAVYDKPLLAALRLYSIAYLHGHRVGGTNPSLVEALGAGNAVIAHDNSFNRWVIGKAGLFFEGEAQCAAHIARLVGNAEYRDELRAAARARWAEEFTWEQVLAQYETLLSKG; encoded by the coding sequence ATGCTGAAAGACGAGGGACGTAATCTTGTGATTCTCGGCATTAGAGGGGTTCCGGCAGCGCATGGCGGCTTCGAGACCTTTGCCGAACGTCTCGTTATATTTCTACGCGATCGTGGATGGAACATCACCGTCTATTGTCAGGGAAGCGATAGCGGAAAACGCGAGCAAGACATATGGGAAGGAATTAGTCGCATTCACATTCCGGTGAAACGGAGTGGGTCGGTAAGCACGATCGAGTTCGATATGAAGTGCATTGCTGATGTCGAGAAAGTGCCGGGCACCATCCTGACGCTTGGCTATAACACGGGTTTTCTTTCCACCTGGCTGCGGATGCGGGGACGCACCAATTTCATCAACATGGACGGACTGGAATGGAAGCGCGACAAGTACGGCTTTGCCGCGCGTGCTTTCCTTTGGGCTAACGAACGTTTGGCAGCGAAGGCGGGCACCCATCTGATCGCCGACCATCCGGTGATCGCGAAGCATCTTGCAACGCGAGTACACACTGATCAGATCACCATGATCCCCTATGGTGGTGATCTGGTGACGAAGGCGGATGCGTCGCTGCTGGCGCCATTAGGACTTGAGCCGGACCGCTTCTTTACCCTGATCGCGCGACCGGTGCCGGAGAATTCAGTACTGGAAATCGTGCGCGCCTTCTCCGCCGCGCCTCGCGGAGCCAAGTTAGCAGTTTTGGGGACGTACGGCCGGAGCCATCCTTATCTTGTTGCGGTGCAGGATGCCGCCAGCGACGAAGTAGTCTTTCCCGGCGCGGTTTACGATAAACCATTGCTGGCGGCGCTGCGGCTCTACTCCATTGCCTATCTTCACGGCCACCGCGTCGGCGGAACCAATCCTTCGCTGGTGGAAGCGTTGGGGGCCGGTAACGCAGTGATTGCGCATGATAATTCATTCAACCGCTGGGTGATCGGCAAGGCTGGGCTATTCTTTGAAGGTGAAGCTCAATGTGCCGCGCACATCGCACGCCTGGTCGGCAACGCCGAATATCGCGACGAATTGCGCGCTGCTGCCCGCGCACGCTGGGCAGAGGAGTTCACCTGGGAACAGGTACTGGCGCAGTATGAAACATTGCTTTCAAAGGGTTGA
- the rfbC gene encoding dTDP-4-dehydrorhamnose 3,5-epimerase: protein MSSPKLITLRRFEDARGWFTEVYSEPAFAALGITCRFVQDNHSLSVPAFTLRGLHFQTLPRGQDKLVRCIRGQIFDVAVDVRKGSPTYGQWVGAELTAENGHQLFIPIGFAHGFVTLEADCEVTYKCSDTYAPDHDGGIRWDSVGIDWPIPAGTMLELSEKDRKLPGLADFDSPFPYDGNPLAPLA, encoded by the coding sequence ATGTCGTCCCCAAAGCTCATAACCCTAAGGCGCTTCGAGGATGCCCGTGGCTGGTTCACCGAAGTGTATTCGGAACCCGCCTTCGCCGCGCTCGGCATCACGTGCCGGTTCGTGCAGGACAATCACTCACTGTCCGTGCCCGCGTTCACCTTGCGTGGCCTGCATTTCCAGACGCTGCCTCGGGGCCAGGACAAGCTGGTGCGCTGCATCCGCGGGCAGATCTTCGACGTCGCGGTGGACGTGCGCAAGGGCTCGCCGACCTACGGCCAGTGGGTCGGCGCCGAACTCACCGCCGAAAACGGGCATCAGCTGTTCATTCCGATCGGCTTCGCGCACGGCTTCGTGACGCTGGAGGCGGATTGCGAGGTGACGTACAAATGTTCGGACACCTATGCGCCCGACCATGATGGCGGGATCCGCTGGGATTCGGTCGGGATCGACTGGCCGATCCCCGCCGGCACGATGCTCGAATTGTCGGAAAAGGATCGCAAACTGCCGGGCCTCGCTGATTTCGACAGCCCCTTCCCCTATGACGGCAACCCGCTCGCCCCGCTCGCCTGA